Proteins encoded by one window of Cyclobacteriaceae bacterium:
- a CDS encoding TonB-dependent receptor gives MKNVLIVFFTLIALPMFGQVTLSGMVTDVKGEPVPGANVLLLNTYDGTTSGAEGKFSFTASEKGIQTLVVKFIGYKEYRQQVDLGKSHLGLSIILKEEVNQLEAVTITAGAFAASDESRRTIFRALDIATTAGATADIAGALNTLPGTQKVGESGRLFVRGGDGNEARTFIDGMLVLDAYGPAAPNTPSRGRFLPFMFKGTSFSTGGYSAEYGQALSSALVLDSKDEEQSSRTDFGLLSVGADVAHTQAWKNASWAGKIGYTNIRPYFGLINQEIDWEKAPVSVEGSSASRQRVGKTGMFKVYGNFNHSNFSLHHHDIDDYDVTTLIDITNNFRYINGSYKTSLNEKWSLRSGLSYTLTQNDLQQGDIRLNEFDEGTHAKVVFDGSISDKVEIRTGAEVINRDYRAAVDTSAFVPGFHEVISAAFVEADLYASNKFVTRVGGRVEHNNLLNQVSVDPRISLAYKTGKSGQVSFAYGKFRQSPKNEWLRWDNELEAEKADHYILNYQIIENNRTFRVEGYYKTYADLIKFENGNPFVLTNEGSGYARGVELFYRDNKTIRNADYWISYSFLDTERDYLNTPYAVTPTFASAHNFSVVYKYFVSSLKTQFGATYSFTSGRPYNNPNEDRFNNRRTKSYQDLSVNISYLPKPNLIVYFSCTNLLGRDNIFGYEYSTTQNSEGFYNSRAIRQPAPRFVFLGIFLTLSKDKSINQLPSL, from the coding sequence ATGAAAAATGTACTGATTGTTTTCTTCACGCTGATAGCCTTGCCCATGTTCGGTCAGGTTACCCTTTCGGGGATGGTAACGGATGTAAAAGGCGAGCCGGTGCCGGGCGCCAACGTGCTGTTGTTGAATACCTATGATGGAACTACCTCGGGCGCTGAGGGTAAATTCTCGTTCACCGCTTCCGAGAAGGGTATTCAAACCCTGGTGGTGAAGTTTATCGGATATAAAGAATACCGACAGCAGGTGGATTTGGGCAAATCACATTTAGGGTTGAGCATCATTCTGAAAGAAGAAGTCAACCAGCTTGAAGCGGTTACCATTACCGCGGGTGCTTTTGCTGCCAGCGATGAATCACGAAGAACCATTTTCAGGGCGTTGGATATTGCCACTACAGCCGGTGCCACAGCCGACATTGCCGGAGCGCTAAACACATTGCCCGGAACACAAAAGGTAGGCGAGAGCGGAAGGTTGTTTGTCCGTGGTGGCGATGGCAACGAAGCACGCACGTTCATCGATGGCATGTTGGTGTTGGATGCGTACGGTCCGGCCGCACCGAATACACCTTCGCGCGGAAGATTTCTTCCCTTTATGTTTAAAGGTACCAGCTTCAGCACCGGAGGTTACTCGGCAGAATATGGCCAGGCGCTTTCTTCAGCCTTGGTACTGGATTCGAAAGATGAAGAGCAATCTTCTCGCACGGATTTTGGATTGTTGTCGGTGGGTGCTGATGTAGCCCACACGCAGGCATGGAAAAATGCATCGTGGGCAGGTAAGATCGGATACACAAACATCCGTCCGTATTTCGGATTGATCAATCAGGAAATCGATTGGGAGAAAGCTCCGGTTTCTGTTGAAGGAAGCTCAGCCTCCCGTCAGCGTGTTGGAAAAACTGGTATGTTCAAGGTGTATGGTAATTTCAATCACTCTAATTTTTCCCTGCACCATCATGATATTGATGACTATGATGTGACCACTTTGATTGACATCACCAATAACTTCCGGTACATCAACGGCTCATACAAAACGTCATTGAATGAAAAGTGGTCGTTGCGCAGCGGACTTTCATACACGCTTACGCAGAATGATTTGCAACAAGGCGATATCAGACTAAATGAATTTGATGAAGGTACACATGCCAAGGTTGTGTTTGATGGTTCAATTTCGGATAAAGTCGAAATCCGAACAGGGGCAGAGGTTATCAATCGCGATTACAGGGCTGCGGTAGATACATCAGCTTTTGTACCTGGCTTTCATGAAGTGATCAGTGCGGCTTTTGTAGAAGCAGATCTGTATGCCAGCAATAAATTTGTTACACGCGTGGGTGGTCGGGTTGAACATAATAATTTGCTTAATCAGGTTTCGGTTGATCCCCGCATTTCATTGGCTTACAAAACCGGTAAAAGCGGTCAGGTTTCTTTCGCCTACGGCAAATTCAGACAATCACCAAAAAATGAATGGTTGCGTTGGGATAATGAACTTGAGGCTGAGAAAGCTGATCATTACATTTTGAATTACCAAATTATTGAGAACAACCGCACATTCCGTGTGGAGGGTTATTACAAAACCTATGCTGATCTTATAAAATTTGAAAACGGAAATCCATTTGTCTTGACCAATGAAGGTTCAGGTTATGCACGGGGCGTGGAATTATTCTACCGCGATAACAAAACCATCCGAAATGCAGATTATTGGATTTCTTATTCCTTTCTGGATACCGAACGTGATTACCTGAATACACCGTATGCAGTAACACCAACATTTGCGTCCGCGCACAATTTTTCGGTGGTGTACAAATATTTTGTTTCAAGTTTAAAAACTCAATTTGGCGCCACTTACTCATTTACCAGCGGAAGGCCGTACAACAACCCGAATGAAGATCGGTTCAACAATAGGCGTACAAAAAGCTATCAGGATTTAAGTGTGAACATCAGCTATTTGCCCAAGCCCAACCTAATTGTTTACTTCTCGTGCACCAACCTGTTAGGTCGCGATAACATTTTTGGTTACGAATACAGCACTACCCAAAATAGCGAAGGGTTTTACAACAGCCGTGCCATACGTCAGCCTGCGCCACGGTTTGTTTTCCTGGGAATATTTTTAACCCTATCAAAAGATAAATCGATTAATCAATTACCAAGTCTTTAA
- a CDS encoding histidine kinase produces MKLSKAVKREIRDVLLLLLFGLLMTVVFGYTKTKQQFWIVGSFTALMWVFLWKGNGLISGIISDRINWLKAPLKSFLVLSLGSILYTATSIVLLTQLYKLIFDVDFGKSQYMIFSATVVTIIISLFMHGRSFLLEWKQSALDAEKLKRENVTARYESLKNQVNPHFLFNSFNALTNLVYENQDLAAKFIKQLSEVYRYVLDTRDRELVTKEEELKFLESYLFLQKIRFGDNLQISIQLDNVKTYFPPLVLQMLIENAIKHNIVAAEQPLFIKIYESDSYIVIENKLQRKKVLSEESAGVGLSNIRLRYEFLSDQKVVVEALHDKFIVRLPVIERVES; encoded by the coding sequence ATGAAATTATCGAAGGCGGTAAAAAGGGAAATACGCGATGTGTTGTTGCTGCTATTGTTTGGTTTGTTAATGACCGTTGTCTTCGGTTACACAAAGACCAAGCAACAATTTTGGATTGTAGGATCGTTTACAGCCCTGATGTGGGTCTTCTTGTGGAAAGGCAACGGACTGATTAGCGGAATAATTTCTGATCGGATCAACTGGTTAAAGGCTCCTCTTAAAAGTTTTCTTGTTTTATCGTTGGGTAGTATTTTATATACCGCCACCAGTATTGTGCTTTTAACACAACTTTATAAACTCATTTTCGATGTTGATTTCGGGAAATCGCAGTACATGATTTTTTCGGCCACTGTAGTCACGATAATTATTTCCCTGTTTATGCATGGTCGTTCGTTTTTGCTTGAATGGAAACAAAGCGCGCTTGATGCCGAGAAGCTGAAACGCGAAAACGTAACGGCACGGTATGAAAGTTTGAAAAATCAGGTTAACCCACATTTTCTCTTTAATAGTTTTAATGCCCTCACCAACCTGGTGTATGAAAACCAGGATTTAGCGGCCAAGTTTATCAAACAACTTTCGGAAGTGTACCGTTATGTGCTGGATACCCGCGATCGGGAGTTGGTTACAAAAGAAGAGGAGTTGAAATTTCTAGAGTCCTATCTATTCTTGCAGAAAATCAGGTTTGGCGACAACTTACAGATATCCATTCAACTGGATAATGTCAAAACTTACTTTCCTCCGCTGGTGCTGCAAATGCTCATTGAAAATGCAATCAAACATAATATTGTGGCAGCTGAGCAACCGCTTTTTATTAAAATTTATGAGTCCGATAGCTATATCGTAATTGAAAATAAACTTCAGCGTAAAAAAGTACTTTCCGAAGAGTCTGCCGGAGTAGGCCTCAGTAATATCCGGTTGCGGTATGAATTCTTATCAGATCAAAAAGTAGTGGTTGAAGCGTTGCACGATAAATTTATTGTACGCCTTCCGGTAATTGAACGGGTTGAATCATGA